The Alkalihalophilus pseudofirmus nucleotide sequence AGAGTTTGGAGCTTGAAGTGGATGTTAAAGTCGATCTGATCGAATGGAATGAACATGAATGTGTTCTCCAAACAACGTTCACAATAAATTGAGGTGAAAATACATGTTTGTAGATAAGGTTAAGGTTTATGTAAAAGGCGGTGACGGTGGTAATGGAATGGTTGCTTACCGCCGAGAAAAGTATGTACCAGACGGAGGCCCTGCTGGTGGAGATGGGGGAAAAGGAGCAAGCGTTGTTTTTGAAGTAGAAGAAGGCTTGCGTACATTAATGGATTTCCGCTATCAAAGACATTTTAAGGCGCCGCGCGGGGAGCATGGACGCTCTAAAAGCCAGCACGGTAAAAATTCGCCAGATATGGTCGTTAAAGTTCCACCTGGTACAACGGTACTAGATGATCAGACAGGGCAGGTTATTGCGGACTTAACAGAGCACGGTCAACGCGCAGTTATTGCAAAAGGAGGCCGCGGGGGACGTGGGAATACTCGATTTGCAACACCTGTAAATCCAGCACCTGAAATTGCTGAAAATGGTGAACCAGGTCAAGAGCGTGATGTGGTGCTTGAGTTGAAAGTGTTAGCTGATGTTGGATTAGTTGGATTCCCAAGCGTTGGTAAATCAACATTATTATCCGTTGTTTCTGCAGCTAAACCTAAAATTGCTGATTATCACTTTACGACAATTACTCCTAACCTAGGAGTTGTAGAAACCGAAGATCACCGTAGTTTTGTTATGGCAGATCTGCCTGGATTGATTGAAGGAGCTCACCAAGGAGTTGGGTTAGGTCATCAATTCTTGCGTCATATTGAACGTACGAGAGTCATTGTTCATATGATTGATATGTCTGCTCTTGAAGGCAGAGATCCTTATGAAGATTATTTAAAGATTAACGAAGAACTAAAACAATACAACATGCGTCTTCTTGAACGTCCGCAGCTTATTGTGGCTAATAAAATGGACATGCCTGATTCAGAAGAAAATCTTAAGAACTTTAAAGAAAAAATGGAAGACGATGTAGAAATCTTCCCTATTTCAACGGTCACAAGACAAGGGCTTCGTGACTTACTTCTTACAATTGCTGACAAAATTGAAACGACTCCTGAGTTCCCTCTTTACGATGAAGAAGAGAAAGAGTCAACTCGTGTGGTTTATAAGCATGAGAAAAAAGAGCTGCCATTTGTTATCAGCCGTGATGATAGTGGAACGTTTGTTATCAGCGGAGCTGAAATTGAACGCTTAACGAAAATGACCGACTTCACTCATGATGAATCCATTCGCCGTTTCTCAAGAACTCTTCGTCATATGGGTGTTGATGATGCATTGCGCGAACGCGGAGCAAAAGATGGCGATCTTGTTCGTCTGCTCAAGTTTGAATTCGAATTTATTGAATAGAAACCATAAGATATTATGCATATAAAGGAAAAACTGTCTTGTCTAAAGAGACAGTTTTTCTTTATGTGTGGACAAAATGTCAGAAAACGGTTGTCAAATAAGGATAACCGTTATTATAATAGGGAGAAGATTTAGAAGACGGTGGTGAAGTGTATGTCGCGTAAACAATTTTATTTAGTCCGTGAGGATATGCTGACTGATGCAATGCAAAAAACGTTAAATGCTAAAGCGCTGCTTGACTCAGGGAAGATAAAAAAAATAAATGAAGCAGTCACGATTGCGGGACTGAGCCGTAGTGCATTTTATAAATATAAGGACGGAATTTTACCCTTTAATACAATGGTTAAAGAGAAAATCATTACATTATCAATCAACTTAGTAGATCGCTCAGGCACGTTGTCTCAACTGTTACAAAAAATTGCAGAAACCGGAGCGAATGTATTAACCATTAATCAAACAATTCCATTACAAGGCAGAGCTCATATTACCTTGTCAATTGATACATCCCCGATGAAGATCGACCTTGATGAATTAATGGAGCAAGTTGAAGTTGTTGATTCAGTTGAAAAGGTTGAACTTGTTGGATCAGGGTTTTAGGGAATCGATTGCTTAGACGAGTAGAGTTGAGGAGTGAATAAGATGAAAGTGAGTTATTTAGGACCTGTTGGAACATTTACAGAGATGGCTGCAAAAGCCTTTTTCCCATTAAGTGACCGGGTGCCATTTAAGACGATCCCTGCTTGTATAGAGGCAGTGGCCGAAGATGCATGTGATGCTTGTGTCGTTCCTATAGAAAATACAATTGAGGGTTCTGTAAACATGACCATTGATTATCTTGTACATAAGCAGCGATTGCCTATTATGGGAACCATTACGATCCCAATCGCTCAACATTTGCTTATGCACCCTAAACAGGCGGGGAAGACACCGGAGAAGATTATTTCTCATCCCCATGCTATTGCCCAATGTCATGATTACTTACAAAGTGAATACTCTCTTGTTGATACGGAATTTATGAATTCAACAGCGGAAGCTGCACAGATGGTAGCTAATCATCCTAATCGGCCGATTGCAGCCATTGCAAATGAATTAGCTGCATCTGAGTATGAGCTCGATTTTGTAGGGTATGACATCCATGATTACAATAACAATCACACACGCTTTATCGTTTTAGCAAAAGAAGAAACAAAACTTAAGCTTCCTGCTCTAAATAGCGGCTATAAGACAACGTTAATGGTCACGCTGCCTTCGGATTATTCAGGTGCACTTCATCAAGTTCTGTCTGCGTTTGCTTGGAGAAAAATGAACTTGTCGAAAATCGAATCTAGGCCAACTAAAACCGGCTTAGGCAATTACTTTTTTCTCATTGATGTCGACCAGCTACAAGACGATGTACTCATTCCGGGTGTAAAATCAGAACTTGAAGCTCTAGGCTGCGGAGTAGATATTTTAGGAAGTTATCCATGTGTTCATCATCAACATCAATCAAAGAAAACAAGCCCTACATCGTGCTAAGGGCTTGTTTTTTTATTTTTAGCTTATGTTTAATCCTCTAATAAATATCCTTTTTTACGAAGAGCCGAAATGGCATCCTCTAATTGTTTAGGTGTATCTGCTTCAATAGTGTGAAGATGTACGCCATTTGTCAGTTCTGAGAGGAGTGTGGCATTCGTTGCTTTCATTTCTTCATTAAATTGCTGAACTTGTTGTCTCGTATGGAAATGGAGAGAAGCTGTGAGTTCTCCGTACATCGGATGTTCTACAATCACGTTGATCACTTTCACACCATAGTCCACTAATGTATAAAGTTCATCCATTGCATCAGTTGGTTGATGCTGGCATGCAATCAGCCTTTGGTGCTTTTCCTTTGGATGAGTCTGCATATATAAATAGCCATTTGATGTCGCAATGATGGGGTGTCCCTTCGCTTTTAACAATGACATATCTTGTACGATCACTTGGCGGCTGACATTTGTACGAACAGATAATTCTTTACCAGTAAGTGCTTCCTTACTTTCTTTTAGCCAATCAAGTATTTGTTCACGACGTTCGTCTCCATATAATTTTTTATCGTTCATTATGTTCCATTCTCCTTTTCTGCCAACACCAATTTCTTATCCTTAGTATAACACGAATGAGTTGTATAGCCGTGTTGATCATAGCCCTTTGAATTTATTGAACGCTTAGGCATAAACCTATTTTTGTCATCATACATTGTGCTAGAAACGGTTTCTTCTCGGTAATTCTCTTGAAAGAATAGCTGACCAAAAAGCTATTGGACGAATAGAAGTGTCAATACGCCTATATCGGCATACGATGAAAAAGAATGGTTAGAGGAGGGAGTAAGAACGTGAAAATTCATATTGTACAAAAAGGGGATACACTTTGGAAGTTATCAAAAAAATATGGGGTTGATTTTGAACAATTAAAGGCAGCGAACACTCAGCTTTCCAATCCCGACATGATTATGCCAGGGATGAAAATTAAAATTCCGTCCAATAGTGTACCAGTAAAAAATGACACGATCGCACAAACTCAAGCGATTAAAGAGCAGCCTATGGTTCAGATGGCTCCAAAAGAAATGCCGAAAGAAATGCCAAAAGAAATGCCAAAGAAGGAAGCTCCTGTTACACCTGCGCCAGCGCCGCAAGTGCAAATGCAGATGCCAAAGATGGAAATGCCCAAAATGCCGCAGCCTACAATTCAGCAAAAGCCTACAACAAAAAATTATGAAACCAATATGAACGTATTCTTTTATAAACCAGAACCTAAAGCGAAAGCAATGCCGCAAGTAAAGCAGCCGCCAAAAGCGCCAAAACCAGCACCTAAGGCTCAAGCGCAAAAGCCGGCACCGAAACCAGCGCCAAAGGCTCAAGCACAAAAACCGGCACCAAAACCAGCGCCAAAAGCCCAAGCACAAAAGCCGGCACCAAAACCAGCGCCAAAAGCTCAAGCACAAAAGCCGGCACCAAAATCAATGCCGCAAGCGCAGCAAAAAACTCAGCCTAATACAAAACCAAACGTACAGGCAAATATCAAGCCGCAAATGAAACAGCCAAATGCTCAGCCGAACATCCAGCCGCAGATGAAACAGCCGAACGCTCAGCCGAATATTCAGCCACAAATGCAGCCATCGAATATGCAGCCGAACATCCAGCCACAAATGCATCCATCAAATGTACAGCCGAATATCCAGCCACAAATGCATCCATCAAATGTACAGCCAAATATCCAACCGCAAATGCAGCCTAATATGTACCCGCAAATGAGTCAGATGCAGCCTATGTACCAAATGCCCCAAATGCCCCAAATGATGCCTTACCAGCATCATGGATATCAAGATGGCTGCTGGCAGCCGATCAGCCCAATGATGCCTGGATGTGCTAATTGTGGAGCAGGCTTTGGCGGGCAGCCTTATTACGAAATGCCTGAATGGGATTATAGTGAGGATTCTGCCGAGATGATGGCTCAAGCAAATCAACCAATGATGCCGATGAATGTTGCACCGCAAGCAAATCAGTCCATGATGCCAATGAATGTAGGGCCTCAAGCAAATCAATCAATGATGCCAATGAATGTAGGGCCTCAAGCAAATCAATCAATGATGCCAATGAATGTAGGGCCTCAAGCAAATCAATCAATGATGCCAATGAATATAGGGCCGCAATCAAACCAACCAATGCAGCCAATGGCTCAATCTAACCAACAAATGCAAATGATGGGGCAGATGAACCAGCCGATGATGTATGGTACAAATGGTCAAATGATGTCTCAAAGTGATTATGAACAGCTCCAGCACTTAAATCAATACCGCGAAACGGATGACTACGAAGATTAATGAAATTAAAATACTAAGATATAGAGAGTAAAGATTAAATCTAAAAAGACGACTCACTCATTTTAAATGAGAAGTCGTCTTTTCTGTGTTTTGGGATCGCTTTCCGCGGTGAGCTGCTGAGCTTCCTCGGGCTTTATGCACTGGACCCATAAAGTTGGACACTTTTTTAAGCAGCTTTTTGGGTACTGAGTCGATAAGCTACTGGACTTTTCCGGTTCAATCTTGATTTAATTCTCACATGGTTGTAGTAATAGATGTATTGTTCTAACTCTTCTTTGAAGTGTTCAATACTATCAAATTCGTTTAAATAAAGGAACTCCGATTTCAGGATTCCAAAAAAGTTTTCCATGACAGAATTATCGTGACAGTTGCCTTTTCGAGACATACTTTGTGTGATGTTATGTTCTTTCAGTTTCCTTACGTAAGGGGCCATTCGATAGTGCCAACCTTGATCAGAATGAATCAAGAGATCATCGCCTTTATTTAGGTGCTTTAACCCTTGGTCCAACATCGTATCGACCAAATCATACGTTGGTCTTGATTGGAGCGTATAGGTTATCAGTTCGCCGTTAAACAGGTCAAATAGTGGAGACAGATAGAGCTTCTGTCCAAACAATTTAAATTCCGTAATGTCTGTCACCCACTTTTGATTAGGCTTCTCGGCTCTAAAGTTACGGTTTAGGATGTTTGGAGCTGCTTTTCCAACTTCTCCTTTATATGATTTGTATTTTTTCATTCGTACAAGGCATTTAAGCCCTAGGTCTCTCATCATTCGAAGCACTTTCTTTTTGTTAATCGCATATCCCTTTTCCTGAAGGAGGTCTGTAATACGACGATAGCCATATCGACCAAAGTGCTTATGGTAAATGAATGCAATTCTTCTTTTCCATTTTCGATCAGGATCTGGTTCGCTCCATTTTTTTACAAGGTTATAGTAAGTGCTTCTAGGCATCTTGGCTATCTTTAACATTCGAATCACCGGGAATTCGTTCCTTAGTTCATATACTACTTTCGCTTTGATTTTGTTGGTGATTGTTTTTCCTGAACTAAGGCTTTCAGCTTTTTTAAATACGCATTCTCCATACGCAGGTGTTCCAGTTCTCTTTTCATCTCTTCTATCGATTGGGTTGAAGAGTCGCTGTTGCCCTTGTTTTTATTCTGATTAGAAGTCATTGTAGAAAGCCCCTTTTCTCTTGGTTCAAGGGCATCTTCTCCAGCTGTTTCCCACTTTTTCTTCCATCTGCGAAGCATACATGGAACGGGAATATGAAAAATGGCTGATGCCTCTCGAATGGAGTAATTCTCTTCGGTCATAAATTGAATTACTTTCAGTTTAAAGGCAGCTGAATAGTTTGTATAGGGAAAGGTAAAAGCTTGATCCCCATGATAGCGAACTAACATCACCCAATATCGCAGCGTCGAATCATCTACGCCCACTTGATTTGCAAGTTCTCGATAACTGATGATTTCATTTAGATAACGTTTAGCCGCTTGAAGTTTATATTCCTTGGTGAACGTGGTCATTGATGAAGGCACCTCCTATTGTTGATTGAGGTGTCCAACAATAGGGGTGCAGTACATTTAGCCCTGCGGGATCTCAGCCCTGCTCAATGCACCGCAGGAGTACGCATATTTCCATCCGCTGAGATAGTGCTTTTCCAGAAATTTAGTGGAATGATGTAAAAAGTGAGCTCAGATCTAATTATTCAACTGCCGTACAGTCTTTTAGGTTTAGAAGCTTCTTATAATGAAGGAGCACTATACTACCTCTTCGCTCTGTTGATTGGAGCGGAAGGGACTCGACTCCAGCGGGATGTGCGTGGCCAGAGAAGACCCCACAGAAGCGAAGCGACGAGGAGGCTTCCGGACCGCCCGCGGAAAGCGAGTGCCTGCAGCGGAAATCAACAACTATTGCGGGGAGGACTCTTTGCAGTCTCATGTGTTTTGTCATGGTGGATTTATGAAAAAAGTATAATTCATCAAATACTTCAATTTTTATTATTACTTCAAATTTAATATGAAATTATCCGCATTAAAAACAAGAGTATGCCGTATGCTGCTAACATTTCATAAATGTCCAGTAACTAACAGATTAAAGTTCCCCTTTAAAAGCCACATTAATTGATGAAAGGGGGAATTAAAACATGAAAAAAATCGCGATGACGGTAGCCGCTGCAACTATGATTTTAGGCAGCATGACCGCTTGTGGTACAGATAATCAAGCAAGAACAATGAACAATAACTATCAACAAACAGGGTTTGCATCACAAGAC carries:
- a CDS encoding ACT domain-containing protein, translated to MSRKQFYLVREDMLTDAMQKTLNAKALLDSGKIKKINEAVTIAGLSRSAFYKYKDGILPFNTMVKEKIITLSINLVDRSGTLSQLLQKIAETGANVLTINQTIPLQGRAHITLSIDTSPMKIDLDELMEQVEVVDSVEKVELVGSGF
- a CDS encoding IS3 family transposase (programmed frameshift); the protein is MTTFTKEYKLQAAKRYLNEIISYRELANQVGVDDSTLRYWVMLVRYHGDQAFTFPYTNYSAAFKLKVIQFMTEENYSIREASAIFHIPVPCMLRRWKKKWETAGEDALEPREKGLSTMTSNQNKNKGNSDSSTQSIEEMKRELEHLRMENAYLKKLKGLSSGKTITNKIKAKVVYELRNEFPVIRMLKIAKMPRSTYYNLVKKWSEPDPDRKWKRRIAFIYHKHFGRYGYRRITDLLQEKGYAINKKKVLRMMRDLGLKCLVRMKKYKSYKGEVGKAAPNILNRNFRAEKPNQKWVTDITEFKLFGQKLYLSPLFDLFNGELITYTLQSRPTYDLVDTMLDQGLKHLNKGDDLLIHSDQGWHYRMAPYVRKLKEHNITQSMSRKGNCHDNSVMENFFGILKSEFLYLNEFDSIEHFKEELEQYIYYYNHVRIKSRLNRKSPVAYRLSTQKAA
- the pheA gene encoding prephenate dehydratase; this encodes MKVSYLGPVGTFTEMAAKAFFPLSDRVPFKTIPACIEAVAEDACDACVVPIENTIEGSVNMTIDYLVHKQRLPIMGTITIPIAQHLLMHPKQAGKTPEKIISHPHAIAQCHDYLQSEYSLVDTEFMNSTAEAAQMVANHPNRPIAAIANELAASEYELDFVGYDIHDYNNNHTRFIVLAKEETKLKLPALNSGYKTTLMVTLPSDYSGALHQVLSAFAWRKMNLSKIESRPTKTGLGNYFFLIDVDQLQDDVLIPGVKSELEALGCGVDILGSYPCVHHQHQSKKTSPTSC
- the obgE gene encoding GTPase ObgE produces the protein MFVDKVKVYVKGGDGGNGMVAYRREKYVPDGGPAGGDGGKGASVVFEVEEGLRTLMDFRYQRHFKAPRGEHGRSKSQHGKNSPDMVVKVPPGTTVLDDQTGQVIADLTEHGQRAVIAKGGRGGRGNTRFATPVNPAPEIAENGEPGQERDVVLELKVLADVGLVGFPSVGKSTLLSVVSAAKPKIADYHFTTITPNLGVVETEDHRSFVMADLPGLIEGAHQGVGLGHQFLRHIERTRVIVHMIDMSALEGRDPYEDYLKINEELKQYNMRLLERPQLIVANKMDMPDSEENLKNFKEKMEDDVEIFPISTVTRQGLRDLLLTIADKIETTPEFPLYDEEEKESTRVVYKHEKKELPFVISRDDSGTFVISGAEIERLTKMTDFTHDESIRRFSRTLRHMGVDDALRERGAKDGDLVRLLKFEFEFIE
- the safA gene encoding SafA/ExsA family spore coat assembly protein; the protein is MKIHIVQKGDTLWKLSKKYGVDFEQLKAANTQLSNPDMIMPGMKIKIPSNSVPVKNDTIAQTQAIKEQPMVQMAPKEMPKEMPKEMPKKEAPVTPAPAPQVQMQMPKMEMPKMPQPTIQQKPTTKNYETNMNVFFYKPEPKAKAMPQVKQPPKAPKPAPKAQAQKPAPKPAPKAQAQKPAPKPAPKAQAQKPAPKPAPKAQAQKPAPKSMPQAQQKTQPNTKPNVQANIKPQMKQPNAQPNIQPQMKQPNAQPNIQPQMQPSNMQPNIQPQMHPSNVQPNIQPQMHPSNVQPNIQPQMQPNMYPQMSQMQPMYQMPQMPQMMPYQHHGYQDGCWQPISPMMPGCANCGAGFGGQPYYEMPEWDYSEDSAEMMAQANQPMMPMNVAPQANQSMMPMNVGPQANQSMMPMNVGPQANQSMMPMNVGPQANQSMMPMNIGPQSNQPMQPMAQSNQQMQMMGQMNQPMMYGTNGQMMSQSDYEQLQHLNQYRETDDYED
- a CDS encoding transcription repressor NadR; protein product: MNDKKLYGDERREQILDWLKESKEALTGKELSVRTNVSRQVIVQDMSLLKAKGHPIIATSNGYLYMQTHPKEKHQRLIACQHQPTDAMDELYTLVDYGVKVINVIVEHPMYGELTASLHFHTRQQVQQFNEEMKATNATLLSELTNGVHLHTIEADTPKQLEDAISALRKKGYLLED